The following proteins are encoded in a genomic region of Brachyspira pilosicoli:
- the rpsO gene encoding 30S ribosomal protein S15: MSITADEKLKIIKEFGKNEKDTGSAEVQIALLTNRITYLKGHFQEHTKDNHSRMGLLKMVAKRRKLLNYLRRTDLEAYKNLIQKLKIRK; encoded by the coding sequence ATGTCTATTACAGCAGACGAAAAACTAAAAATTATTAAAGAATTTGGAAAGAACGAAAAAGATACAGGTTCAGCAGAAGTACAAATAGCTCTTTTAACTAATCGTATAACTTATTTAAAAGGACATTTCCAAGAGCACACAAAAGATAATCATTCAAGAATGGGACTTCTTAAAATGGTAGCTAAAAGAAGAAAACTTCTTAATTATTTAAGAAGAACTGACCTTGAAGCTTATAAAAATCTTATACAGAAATTAAAAATAAGAAAATAA
- the pnp gene encoding polyribonucleotide nucleotidyltransferase, translated as MVTVKSVFCGEELILETGLLAKQAHGSVTLRLGNTTILATVVAAKEPNLESDFFPLTVNYNEKYYAGGKIPGGFFKREAKPRDKEILISRIIDRPLRPLFPEGFRNEVQIIPTVLSVDTDMPTDALALIASSAALTISWIPFGGPVAAVRIGYKNGEYIINPKNSELLSSELDIIVAGSKDAILMIEGEAREVSEEVFIGAIELAHKEMQKYIDMQNEMAALCGTQKIEQELFEYDAELVKMVTEYGREKIEAANYNPDKAKRNESMDNAFNEIEEYIKTKTEDEKLISQVKGICHSIEEEIVREAIVEKGMRPDGRALDEIRPISTMTNLIPRVHGSALFTRGQTQCLSIVTLGSEKDAQLMDDIYGKENKTFMLHYNFPPFSVGEVGRYGSPGRREIGHGNLAERSFNAVLPSKDKFPYTIRVVAEILESNGSSSMATICASTMSLLSAGVPLNASVAGIAMGLATYKDGYKVLTDIQGVEDHLGDMDFKVAGTRKGITAFQLDIKLTGISTQILKEALEQAKKARYFILDKIEATISNPNEISDFAPKYKTMDVNPEKIRVLIGPGGKNIKAIIEETGSDVEIQDSGVINIFAPDTPTLDKTISLINSYVKDPEVGEVYDGVVKDIKDFGAFVEILPGVEGLCHISELAYKHVMNVEEVLKIGDEVKVKIIDVKGGKYSLSRKALLEKPADYVEEENNNNKRKHDRKKRF; from the coding sequence ATGGTAACAGTTAAGAGTGTATTTTGCGGAGAAGAATTAATTTTAGAGACAGGACTTTTAGCAAAACAAGCACATGGTTCAGTAACTTTAAGATTAGGAAATACTACTATTTTAGCTACAGTTGTTGCGGCAAAAGAGCCTAATTTAGAATCAGACTTTTTCCCGCTTACTGTAAATTATAATGAAAAATATTATGCAGGCGGTAAAATTCCTGGAGGTTTCTTCAAAAGAGAAGCTAAACCTAGAGATAAAGAGATACTTATTTCCCGTATAATAGATAGACCTTTAAGACCGCTTTTTCCTGAAGGTTTTAGAAATGAGGTGCAAATTATTCCTACAGTTCTTTCTGTAGATACTGATATGCCTACAGATGCTTTAGCTTTAATAGCTTCATCTGCAGCACTTACTATTTCTTGGATACCTTTCGGAGGACCTGTGGCAGCTGTAAGAATAGGGTACAAAAATGGTGAATATATCATTAACCCTAAAAACAGTGAGCTTCTTTCTAGCGAATTAGATATTATAGTGGCAGGAAGTAAAGATGCTATACTTATGATTGAAGGTGAGGCAAGAGAGGTTTCTGAAGAAGTATTTATCGGTGCTATAGAGTTAGCTCATAAAGAGATGCAGAAATATATTGATATGCAAAACGAAATGGCTGCTCTTTGCGGTACTCAAAAAATAGAACAGGAATTATTTGAGTATGATGCTGAATTAGTAAAAATGGTTACTGAATACGGAAGAGAAAAAATAGAGGCTGCTAATTATAATCCTGATAAAGCTAAAAGAAATGAAAGTATGGATAATGCTTTTAATGAAATAGAAGAGTATATTAAAACTAAAACAGAAGATGAAAAATTAATATCTCAAGTTAAAGGCATTTGTCATTCTATAGAAGAAGAGATTGTAAGAGAGGCAATAGTAGAGAAAGGAATGCGTCCAGATGGAAGAGCATTAGATGAGATTCGCCCTATAAGCACAATGACTAATCTTATTCCAAGAGTTCATGGTTCTGCTTTATTTACAAGAGGACAAACTCAATGTTTATCTATAGTTACATTAGGAAGCGAGAAAGATGCTCAATTAATGGACGACATATACGGAAAAGAAAATAAAACTTTTATGCTTCATTATAACTTCCCTCCTTTCTCTGTTGGTGAGGTTGGAAGATACGGCTCTCCTGGAAGAAGAGAAATTGGACATGGTAATTTAGCAGAGCGTTCTTTTAATGCTGTGCTTCCTTCAAAAGATAAATTTCCATACACTATAAGAGTAGTTGCTGAAATATTAGAAAGTAACGGTTCTTCATCAATGGCTACAATTTGTGCTTCTACTATGTCGCTTCTTTCAGCTGGTGTTCCTCTTAATGCGAGTGTTGCCGGTATTGCTATGGGGCTTGCTACTTATAAAGATGGATATAAAGTGCTTACAGATATACAAGGTGTTGAAGACCACTTGGGAGATATGGACTTTAAGGTTGCTGGAACACGTAAAGGTATCACTGCTTTCCAGCTTGATATTAAACTTACTGGTATATCTACTCAAATATTAAAAGAGGCATTAGAACAGGCTAAAAAGGCAAGATATTTTATACTTGATAAAATTGAAGCTACTATATCTAACCCTAATGAGATTTCAGACTTTGCTCCTAAATATAAAACTATGGATGTAAACCCTGAGAAAATTAGAGTATTGATTGGACCTGGAGGAAAAAATATAAAAGCTATCATTGAAGAGACTGGAAGTGATGTTGAGATACAAGACAGCGGCGTAATTAATATATTTGCTCCAGATACTCCTACTTTAGATAAAACTATTAGTCTTATAAACTCTTATGTTAAAGACCCTGAAGTTGGTGAAGTTTATGACGGTGTTGTAAAAGACATTAAAGACTTTGGAGCTTTTGTTGAAATATTGCCTGGTGTTGAGGGGCTTTGTCATATATCTGAGCTTGCTTATAAGCATGTTATGAATGTGGAAGAAGTTTTAAAGATTGGCGATGAAGTAAAAGTAAAAATCATAGATGTTAAGGGAGGAAAATACTCTTTAAGTAGAAAGGCTTTGCTTGAAAAACCTGCTGATTATGTTGAAGAAGAAAACAACAACAATAAAAGAAAACATGACAGGAAGAAGAGATTTTAA
- a CDS encoding HPr family phosphocarrier protein, which translates to MESFKYTINNTNNIHARPLSELAKIAKDSECDVNIIKDNTLKDIKKIIGIMQLGLKVGDEVVINIKGENKSKENKAKENILNFFKTNF; encoded by the coding sequence ATGGAAAGTTTTAAATATACTATTAACAATACAAATAATATACATGCAAGGCCTTTAAGTGAACTTGCAAAAATAGCAAAAGACAGTGAATGTGATGTTAATATAATAAAAGATAATACATTAAAAGATATAAAAAAGATAATAGGTATAATGCAATTAGGATTAAAAGTTGGAGATGAAGTTGTTATAAATATAAAAGGCGAAAATAAATCAAAAGAAAATAAAGCTAAAGAAAATATATTAAATTTTTTTAAAACGAATTTTTAA
- a CDS encoding bifunctional riboflavin kinase/FAD synthetase yields the protein MNQVVINDFCKIDIKKNSVVTIGKFDGVHKGHQKLIKYTVNTAKKYNLLSVVMVIKKKNVSIYHMEENISFIKALGVNYIIVIDFLPEFYTMEAKEFFNRLIEYYRMKRIVIGEDFAFGKDRVGDIDFIKRYALEKSINVNIVNFLNHCGDKVSSSKIRDCLSNGEVESVSKMLGRYYSMSGIIIHGNALGRKIGYPTANLELDENIFVPKMGVYSSLVKIGNNAKLYKALTFIGVSNINKELRVESHILDFSKMIYGKKITVIFLKYIRDNIKVNSIEEVKSLLEKDEYNVRKYFKRRKKCLLQQTKN from the coding sequence ATGAATCAGGTTGTTATTAATGATTTTTGTAAGATAGATATAAAAAAAAATAGTGTAGTTACAATAGGTAAATTTGATGGTGTTCACAAGGGGCATCAAAAGCTTATTAAATATACTGTTAATACGGCTAAAAAATATAATTTATTATCGGTTGTTATGGTAATAAAAAAGAAGAATGTATCTATTTATCACATGGAAGAAAATATATCTTTTATTAAGGCTTTGGGAGTTAATTATATAATAGTTATTGACTTTTTACCAGAATTTTATACAATGGAGGCTAAAGAGTTCTTTAATAGATTGATAGAATACTATAGAATGAAGAGAATTGTTATAGGGGAAGACTTTGCTTTCGGTAAGGATAGAGTTGGGGATATTGATTTTATAAAACGATATGCTTTAGAGAAGAGTATTAATGTTAATATAGTGAATTTTCTTAATCATTGCGGAGATAAAGTATCAAGCAGTAAAATAAGAGATTGTTTATCTAATGGAGAAGTTGAAAGTGTTTCTAAGATGCTTGGCAGATACTATAGTATGAGCGGCATTATAATACATGGTAATGCTTTAGGCAGAAAGATTGGTTATCCTACTGCCAATTTAGAATTAGATGAGAATATATTTGTTCCTAAGATGGGAGTTTACAGCTCTTTAGTAAAAATAGGAAACAATGCTAAATTATATAAAGCTCTAACATTTATAGGTGTAAGCAATATTAATAAAGAACTTAGAGTAGAAAGCCATATATTAGATTTTTCTAAAATGATATATGGTAAAAAAATAACAGTTATATTTCTTAAATATATTAGAGATAATATTAAAGTTAACTCTATAGAAGAAGTGAAATCATTATTAGAAAAAGATGAATACAATGTAAGAAAATATTTCAAAAGGAGAAAAAAATGTCTATTACAGCAGACGAAAAACTAA
- a CDS encoding CoA-disulfide reductase, whose translation MKKVIIIGGVAAGMSAAAKARRLDKDAVITVYEKTEYVSWGACGMPYYVGGFFDNSSTMIARTAEATIKSGINLKIKHEVLKIDANNKRVIVKDLESNKEFEDSYDSLLIATGAKSIIPKIENINIGNVSTLKEFTDALNMKEKMKDGNIKNVVVLGAGFIAIEAAHNIKHLGKNVRIIQRSDRVFGAKFDKEFSDLAIENIKAHIDLNLNEKVLSLEADSNNNVKAVITDKGKYDADYVVVAIGVTPNSDLAKEAGIKLMENGAILVDREGKTNIDSIYAAGDCAGIYDRVLNDVSYAALATGANKLGRMVASNLIGGNEKFIGSLGSACILCFDLEMARTGITEEEAKKRNVNYKTVTVKDIDHTHYYPDYQDLHIKLVYSAENRKILGGQIAGKRGAVLRSDVIAACIHAGLTVDELGMLDLCYAPPFARTWDSLNVVGNAAK comes from the coding sequence ATGAAAAAAGTAATTATTATAGGAGGCGTTGCAGCTGGGATGAGTGCGGCTGCAAAGGCAAGAAGATTAGATAAAGATGCTGTTATAACAGTTTATGAAAAAACTGAATATGTGTCTTGGGGAGCTTGCGGTATGCCCTATTATGTTGGTGGGTTTTTTGATAATTCTAGTACTATGATAGCAAGAACTGCCGAAGCTACTATAAAATCTGGAATAAACTTAAAAATTAAACATGAAGTATTAAAAATTGATGCTAATAATAAAAGAGTAATAGTAAAAGATTTGGAAAGTAATAAAGAGTTTGAAGATAGTTATGATTCTTTACTTATAGCTACTGGAGCAAAATCTATAATACCAAAAATAGAAAATATTAATATTGGGAATGTGTCTACACTTAAAGAGTTTACAGATGCACTTAATATGAAAGAAAAAATGAAAGATGGAAATATAAAAAATGTAGTTGTACTTGGAGCAGGTTTTATAGCTATAGAGGCAGCACATAATATAAAGCATCTTGGAAAAAATGTGAGAATAATACAGCGTTCTGATAGAGTATTTGGAGCGAAATTTGATAAAGAGTTTTCTGATTTAGCTATTGAAAACATAAAGGCACATATTGATTTAAACTTAAACGAAAAAGTTTTATCATTAGAAGCTGATAGTAATAACAATGTTAAGGCTGTTATTACAGACAAAGGTAAATATGATGCTGATTATGTTGTTGTTGCTATTGGAGTTACACCTAATAGCGATTTAGCTAAAGAGGCTGGGATTAAATTAATGGAAAATGGGGCAATACTTGTTGATAGAGAAGGAAAGACTAATATTGATTCTATATATGCTGCGGGGGATTGTGCTGGAATATATGACAGGGTATTAAATGATGTAAGTTATGCTGCTTTAGCTACTGGTGCTAATAAACTTGGAAGAATGGTTGCTTCTAATTTAATTGGAGGAAATGAAAAGTTTATTGGAAGTTTAGGAAGTGCCTGCATACTTTGTTTTGATTTAGAGATGGCGAGAACTGGTATTACAGAAGAAGAGGCTAAAAAGAGAAATGTTAATTATAAAACTGTTACAGTAAAAGATATTGACCATACACATTATTATCCGGATTATCAGGACTTGCATATAAAATTAGTATATTCTGCAGAAAACAGAAAAATATTAGGAGGGCAAATTGCCGGAAAAAGAGGTGCTGTGCTTAGGAGTGATGTAATAGCTGCTTGTATACATGCTGGACTTACTGTCGATGAACTGGGTATGCTTGATTTATGTTATGCGCCGCCTTTCGCGCGTACTTGGGATTCTTTGAATGTTGTAGGTAATGCTGCAAAATAA
- a CDS encoding STAS domain-containing protein: MIDYSFEINYLIKEDSVIVLYLKKNICLESLPKIKDIMFEYLSKGINNIILNLCECSFIERDIWNYFIDFKKELNNDFYGDIVLSNMNGAVKSDYDLMELSNSIESFESLNDALYNFGIFNHTKSA, from the coding sequence ATGATTGATTATTCATTTGAAATTAATTATCTCATAAAAGAAGATTCTGTAATAGTTCTATATTTAAAAAAGAATATATGCTTAGAATCGCTTCCTAAAATAAAAGATATAATGTTTGAATATTTATCTAAAGGTATTAATAATATAATACTTAATCTTTGTGAATGCTCTTTTATTGAAAGGGATATATGGAATTATTTTATAGATTTTAAAAAAGAACTAAATAATGATTTCTATGGCGATATTGTGCTTTCAAATATGAATGGAGCTGTTAAATCGGATTATGATTTGATGGAACTTTCAAATTCAATAGAATCTTTTGAAAGTTTAAATGATGCCCTTTATAATTTTGGAATATTTAATCATACTAAATCAGCTTAA